A DNA window from Acidobacteriota bacterium contains the following coding sequences:
- a CDS encoding beta-lactamase family protein, with protein sequence MGSPARLLALVAALIGVAIAISACDRSSSGEVAEPGPLAGLEAELDSLVPTLLDAFAVPGAAVGIIHEGEIWMQRGFGYADVASGRRVDAGTAFNIGSISKTVAAWGVMKLVQAGDLDLDAPASRYLTRWQLPESAFDHDGVTVRRMLSHTAGLSLSWYPGFQPDEPLPTVEESLSGATNGTGGLFVAYEPGSRWEYSGGGYTLTQLIIEEVTERPFAEYMEREVLEPLGMRSSSYVWDEDIDRIAATPYGPRGEPIGGPRFTAMAAAGLQTTLDDITRFALASLGRLSGEHGTAGVLGRETLALMQLPVEPSRDYGFGYTYEVSEGVALVGHGGANHGWMALLNLAPATGDGLVVMTNGSNGGGVHRAIDCAWRSRVTGEACEPPPPTPAPVDGATR encoded by the coding sequence ATGGGATCCCCAGCTCGTTTGCTCGCACTGGTTGCCGCACTGATAGGCGTCGCTATCGCCATCTCGGCGTGCGACCGTTCCAGTTCCGGGGAAGTCGCTGAGCCTGGCCCGCTGGCGGGTCTCGAGGCGGAGCTCGATTCGCTCGTCCCGACGCTGCTTGACGCGTTCGCGGTGCCGGGCGCCGCGGTCGGCATCATCCACGAGGGCGAGATCTGGATGCAGCGCGGATTCGGCTACGCGGATGTCGCGAGCGGCCGCCGCGTCGACGCGGGCACGGCGTTCAACATCGGGTCAATCTCGAAAACCGTGGCCGCATGGGGCGTCATGAAGCTGGTTCAGGCGGGAGACCTCGATCTGGATGCGCCGGCGAGCAGGTATCTCACGCGCTGGCAACTTCCCGAGTCCGCCTTCGACCACGACGGCGTGACGGTTCGTCGGATGTTGAGCCATACGGCAGGGCTTTCATTGTCCTGGTATCCGGGGTTCCAGCCGGACGAGCCGTTACCTACGGTCGAGGAGTCCCTGTCGGGAGCGACCAACGGAACGGGCGGCCTGTTCGTCGCGTACGAGCCGGGCTCGCGGTGGGAGTACTCGGGCGGCGGATACACGCTCACCCAATTGATCATCGAAGAGGTGACGGAGCGGCCGTTCGCCGAGTACATGGAGCGTGAGGTCCTCGAGCCGTTGGGCATGCGCTCGAGCTCCTACGTTTGGGACGAAGACATCGACCGTATCGCGGCGACGCCGTACGGGCCGCGGGGCGAGCCGATCGGGGGACCGCGGTTCACGGCGATGGCGGCGGCGGGGCTCCAGACGACGCTGGATGACATCACCCGGTTCGCGCTGGCCAGCCTGGGCCGACTGAGCGGCGAGCACGGGACAGCCGGCGTCCTTGGCCGTGAGACCCTGGCCCTCATGCAGCTCCCGGTCGAGCCCAGCCGCGACTATGGCTTCGGCTACACCTACGAAGTGTCCGAGGGTGTGGCTCTCGTCGGTCATGGCGGGGCCAATCACGGATGGATGGCGCTGCTCAACTTGGCGCCCGCGACGGGCGACGGCCTCGTCGTCATGACCAACGGCTCGAACGGAGGAGGGGTGCATCGCGCGATCGACTGCGCATGGCGGTCGCGCGTGACCGGCGAGGCGTGCGAGCCGCCCCCGCCCACCCCGGCACCTGTCGACGGGGCAACCAGGTGA